The region AGAATacttgacatcagcagttccttaaaattgagtttgaaggatttgccacACTTATTTGGCTGAATCAGAAGATGATATAAGTTTAATATacccttcaccaacaccattgaaCAAAGCGTGTAAGGCCTTGTTATTGAAATTGGACAATAAATCATCAGCGTTTGACTAATTTAATTCAGATTTTACCGTTGTTTTCCAAATTTTTGCGTCAAAATCAATTGGTAGTGACCAACCTGTCAAGATAGATCTCTacgccttttcatcttgagaagTGTCATTCAATCAAGTggaggaatgttatattatttaacaaaaagtaattggtgaaaatgacatattttagataattttttggaaaatgacaTCTGTCTCAAATTTCAACCAGCTgtttaaaaatttcaaatgatTGTTTGAATTTTTCAACCACCTGTCTCGAGTGTCAGATGCCATTTTGCAACAAATTCTAAAAAATAAGCCAAAGTGCAAAATGACTccaaaaaataggtcattttgccaAGGCATCCTTTtacaaataatataacattttgattaaatgaattatgtgacaAATAATaaagtgtgataaatgttattttGTCAAATGTAACATATATTGTAGAGTTACAATTTAAGAAATGATGATCATAgcaaattttgtaacatatagaGAGTAGTTACAATTCTTAAGAACGGATGATCATGAGTTCtgtaactctcacaaatattGACCAATTGATGTGTAAAAGGAGTTACACATCTTGAATTTAATTTTGCATtagctataatattttatagttgtTGTATGCATATTTTTAACTCCCAAGggagtttggtggaattagaaaaTCAAATAGTGGATGAGAACTATATAAATAAAAACCATGTGCTCACTTGGATCTAATGTGAATGTTGAAAAACACACTACATAAATTAAAACACTTGTGATGACATGCTCATCTTTAGAACACTATGATGAGTATGAGAGAAGGCTTGATAAATCCTTACAAGTATTTCTAGAGAGTATTCCCATAATGTTCTTACGAGGGAGGAAATAGCTTTTAGGAAAATGGTTTTGAACCTTTAAGTCTTGGGATCTTCATCTTCGACCTCCTATTTTTATATTGATTTACATAAATTATGTAATCTTATAATATTTTGTGTCATTTTgattgtgatcatcttcattgtTGATATTCTCTAACATATAAATGCAACTTTGATAGTTGATCATCGTCATATCAAGAAAAccaatttagaaagaaaaaaaaaagcacatTAGAAAAATTAATACCAAGTACCAACCCAACAAAAGTTTGAAACTAATGAGTAAGATCCACAAAAATGTCAGCTGTGTACCGGAAATACAGCATAAGATCAGCAATTTTTTTACATGTAAATCCAAATAAAGAACTGAGACTAAGACTGTTCCAAGAATATGCTTTAAGCAATCAATTGAGAACAAGAGAACCAAACTATACTTTAAATCAATCAAGTCAGAGGTTTGTAACCTATGTGAGGGTTTGCTTTCTGATTAATCTATTCAAACAACCGTGCAAGATTCCAACTGTGCCCCATTAGAACAAGTCATCATCTACTAGTCATAGAGGCCTTCCTCATGCCATATGTCAACCAAGAAGTCAACCATCTCCTGAATAAATCCCCCGTGAAGTTATGAACATGACCAATAAACTTCatagaaggaagaagaaagaaatgAGAGAAACTTACAGCTAAGGATATCGGCTGTTGGAAAGGCACGGTAGATGTAAGCAAATCATCATAACTTGAGGTCCAGCTGAAAATAGAAGATTCTACAGTTACTTTCCTCTGTAACAGAATTATAAAGTTTTAATACCATTTCCATAGGCATATTGAATAAGAGTTCTACCTAAAATTGTTTGAAAATGCTGTTTGGTCTCTCAGGAGCCAATATGAGCCAACTACTTATTgaaaataaatgaaatagagaacacaatttaaaaaaatttgtgcTTTTTCTTCCTTTGTAGAGGTATTTAACATAACTAAATGCAGGCTACAACTTCTCCCTATATTAATGGTTTGGAGATTACCAATGAAGGACTGATAAACAAGAAAAATGCAATACTAACAACTGTGACGTATTGGAGACACAAAATTTGCATTAGAACCATTAATATGCTAGCAGATTAGAATAAAAATGTACACCTCATTATTGGCTCTCTAGATGTTCTTCGAGGTTTACGAGACTGATCTCCTACCCATTCATTTCTCATCTTATGCCAAGCTATCTTAGCTGCAAAGGAAAGGTCGGCCACCGATATAGTTAAGATGAGCAACTTCATAAAACTTTTGCAAGAGATAAATGCCTTTTAGAGATAAAATCATTGCATTCTCCCAATTCTGATTAATGTAGCACAATGATACTCATAATTATTGAAGTAATATAAATCAATAAACCTCTTAAATTTTGTGTCCATATAAATATCTCATGTAGAATGCTTTATCATGTCAAATAATAAATTCTCCATATTAGCAATAGCAGATAGTGTAATTACTGACACATCAATTCATCTCAGTCAACAAAATTTTGCAAATTCAAATCCTAAGAAGCAGACTGTTGTTAAATACCAAAATATGCACACACTTCGACTTCTGTAATCTTATGATGTGAAAAGACTAGTTttcacaacaacaacaaaaattagCCTCATTTGGAATCTTACTGTGAAAAGATAGACAGATAACCAATGCCAAGAAAAGTAAATACAGGTAGAAAATTTgaaatgaaaagaaagaaaaaggaaaaacctTACCATGGTTGATAAAGACTTCTTCCTCTGCAGATTTCTCTTTGCTAGCAGTATTTGAAGGTCCTGATGATTGACCTTCATGGGATTTAAAATTACTATCGTTATTTTCCATCCTTTGCGGACTCACTACCATCGCCTTTTATACAACTGATCTGAGCAGAAGTAGATCAAAAGGTGACATAGAATAAATTTATCAGCTTCAATTCATAAAAGGAAAAAATAAGGAACCAATTCATGCATTAAAGTAGATGAACACTGAATAGACTGACCAATTCACGAGCTGTGCGCTTACTACAAAACATCGAGTATCTTACCGTCTCTTGATGCAATATGTTGCCACCGAGTGT is a window of Humulus lupulus chromosome 4, drHumLupu1.1, whole genome shotgun sequence DNA encoding:
- the LOC133831164 gene encoding uncharacterized protein LOC133831164 — its product is MVVSPQRMENNDSNFKSHEGQSSGPSNTASKEKSAEEEVFINHAKIAWHKMRNEWVGDQSRKPRRTSREPIMSWTSSYDDLLTSTVPFQQPISLAEMVDFLVDIWHEEGLYD